A window of Osmerus mordax isolate fOsmMor3 chromosome 11, fOsmMor3.pri, whole genome shotgun sequence genomic DNA:
AAGACAAAGGAGCAGCTAGAGAGAATTGGAGCTGTGAATTAAAGGATCGAGGATGAATGACAATGGAGAGGTGCTGCTGGGCCACCACAAAAGTACTTTTGCCGTAAAAGAGATTGAACCTTCTTTGATCAAAAACTGCCACTTCCTGTGAGTCCCTGACCGAGGCTTGGGTACAAGAACGAAAGCGCTGTAGCACAGGAAGGACTCCTGATTAATCAACCTTGACCAAGGGCCTTCAGTGGATGAATACTTTATTACTTGTATGGTGCCTCATCacatggagtcagatggctgagcggtgagggagtcgggctagtaatctgaaggttgccagttcgattcccggccgtgtcaattgacgttgtgtccttgggcaaggcacttcaccctagttgcttcggggggaatgtccctgtacttactgtaagtcgctctggataagagcgtctgctaaatgactaaatgtaaatgtcatacaGGAGAGTAAactgcacaaacaaacatgctGACCCTCTACCCTAGATTCTGGAGTCAGGTTGTGCGTCACACTGTAGAACAAACTAGAATCTGAAAATAGGTGTTGTTCTGAGGAATACAGAGTCCTTAACCATTAGTTAATGAACTTGCTGCTGTTATCTGTTCTGGATTTTTGTGCAGTctaataatttacatttacatttacatttagtcatttagcagacgctcttatccagagcgacttacagcaagtacagggacattcccccgaggcaagtagggtgaagtgccttgcccaaggacacaacgtcagttggcttgaccgggaatcgaactggcaaccttcggattactagcccgattccctcactgctcagccacctgactcacccccTAATAATTAACCCTTGACTTGATCAATTTCCTGATTTTCCGTCACATTCGTTGATTACAGCTGACTGCTGGAGCACGACCTCAATCATTTCACATTCCAGCACGTTCTTCCGGATCCACCAATAGGAGTACTGGACATGGTGGAGGGAGATAACACTGAGATCCCGTCTTAAAGATAACCACTGAGAAGgggagtacagtgtgtgtgtatactaggAACAAGTACACGGTATGCAGAACTTGGAAGATGAGGGGGGACCAAGACATCTCTGACTGACACGAAGCCAAGGGGACAATGTCCGCTGGCGACTGAACAAATGACAGCctggactacacacacatacacacacacacacatgaatgagAATCTGTCTGGCAATAATCAGAATGACTGGATATATAGATACTGTGTTCCTTGTGATTACAACAGTGTTTTATTGAGATTAACCTGTTGCCctctgtgtatgcgtgcgtggaacgtgtattgtgtgtgtgtgtgggatgtgtgtatgtgtcttgatGATTCAGCAAACCTGGTTTCCCCCAGATCAGTGGAGTGAGTGGGATTATTTTTGAATGGGATTGTTCAATTTGATTGGATTAAACAAACTGTTTAGTTTACAACATCAACTTCGGCAGCATCCCCATCAGCTGTTAAGAAAGATGACTCTTATTTGaagtacatccacacacacaattagctCTACTAGGGCTTAAATTGATCTTCAAAAGGACAGAATCGCATGTAGGCTAATCAGCTATTCTACCTGTGGTTTGAGCTGAAAacactttctctcccccccccccccccccctccctccctccctcccaacctccctccctcccatgttTCTTCTGTTCTTCCtaaacacacagtctctctgtctcaccgtcCGTCTCTTGCTTCATATCTAGCTCTCCTTTTATCTCAATCTCTTTGTTTTCTGCCTGTAAGAGCCACCACACGGCCTGCTGCCCTTCCTGGCTGCAGAAGCTGCCTGACTGTCATGGCTGACCTACAGGAGGGAGTCTCTGAGAACAAGACTATGAGAGGCATGGTCCAAAGTGGCTTGAGCAACCACCACACAAAAGGCCACTTGTGTTTTTAATGTCAATCCAACTCCAACATCCTGGTGAGGGGTATTAGCATCACACAGAGGCTGACGATGGAAGCTCAATTGCATATAGGCCCCGAATAACAAGCCTTGGGGGGGTTGTTTTTAATGGCTGCAGGCTTTGCAGTCACACATATGAAAAGAGATTCTTGTCTTGTAAATAGATTTTCTTTCCTTTTGAAAATGtgaaaactgtttttgtgggagTTAGTAAAAAGTAGAAGAAATCAATAGAAAATAATGTGAAAGTATCTTTATTACAATAATGTTTTCATGACATAATATAAAGTACATTTTGATTGGCAGTACAATATTGTCAAaaagtttgatttgaaatgTTTAATTGTACACCGACAGGAGCCTATTTGTAAGTTGATTTGTAAAGTAAGTACAGAGTATgaagaagtgtgtgtatgtgtgtttgtgtgttagcagaGTGTCTTAGCAGTGTACTGATGCTCTGAATCCTCCACTCCCCAGTTGACCATTGCACCCTTCTCTTTCTATAGCACTCAGTGGGGTGAGGTTCAGCTCCAACTCAcacgtctccccctccctcttaccccctcacccctcctccctccctccccgctctgCTGGCCCTATAAAACAGACAGCAGGCCCTCCAGAACTTCAGTCTCATTCGACCAACAACTCCCAGGTAAGTGAGCTACAGAGCTGGGGCTGGGCATCTGGGGCAAGTACTGTTGCAGCTATCGTTATTGAGCCACTATGATTCAAATGTGGAAACATTACAGGGAGACAAGTGCCTTTTCTGGGCACTGCTGTCTTTGATTTGATCTAAATGTTTTGGTATTTATCTGATGGTAAACTTTCAATGTGTCTTTTAGAAAATTAAGCTCTCCTTCTGATGagtgtgatgcagtgtggtgACTGATAGTTAATCTGTACAGGGCAGACATACCACCAGACAGATAAGAATCTTGACATCCTTACTGCCAGCCAGTCCTTCATCTAAGTGTTTCCTAAAACAGTGAAGATTATAGATCTAAGCCTCCCAAGGCTAATCGCAGGTAGGAGCAGGATATCTCTCCCAGATTAGTCCTAATCTGACCAGATTACAGATTATTTTAATCAGTTTACAGATGCCTTAGGTTGAACTGATTGAGTACAGTTGGAGATTGAGTGTATGGCTGGACCTTGTGCTTCTTTGTTGTCCTGGAATGATCCAGAAAGTATCTTCAAATCGTATCAACAGCTCACTCTGGGCAGTTGGACCGTGCTATTTGAGTGACTTCTAAAACTAATTTAGGCATCCACTGTTTGTGTAATTTTAAGTGAAATGTTGTGTGTATGAATATTTCAATTGATCTTAACCCACcatcttctctctttgtcttctctctcctcagaccacaATCATGAAATTCCTGGCTCTCGCTCTTGCCGTCCTGCTGGCTGTAGGTGCGTACTGCAGCTCCCAAGATACCACATACTCTCACCATGTTACAGACATACTAGATTTTGAAGAATGGTCCTAATTGGTTTTAAATCTTAAAACAAATGTGTgtgacatccctccctccctccctcccccccactccccccaggTACCCAGGCCCGTACCTTGCAGGCTGATGAGGCTGCTCCCTCTCAGCTGGAACATGTACGTGCTGCCATGGCAGTGTACCTGGGCCAGGTGAAGGAGACTGCAGAGAGGACCATCAACCTCCTGGACGACACTGAGTACAAGGAGTACAAGTGAGGACACGTTTCATACAATTAttcatgcattcattcattcattgcagCGCTGTCATATCTCCAAAGAAGGAGCCTGACccagtttctctctccccctcagggtCAGGCTTTCCCAGAGCCTGGACGACCTGCAGAAGTATGCCAAGAGTGCCTCCGACACCATCGCCCCTTACAGCGACGCCTTCAGCGGTCAGCTGCTGGAAGCCACCTCCTCTGTCCGCACTCAGGTCATGGCCGACGTGGACGAGCTGCGCAAGCAGCTGGAGCCCAAGCAGGCCGAGCTGAGGGCCGTCCTGGAGAAGCACATGGAAGACTACCGCCAGAAGATGGAGCCCCTGGTCCAGGAGTACGTCACCAAGCACAAAGGGGATATGGAG
This region includes:
- the LOC136951394 gene encoding apolipoprotein A-I-2-like, translated to MKFLALALAVLLAVGTQARTLQADEAAPSQLEHVRAAMAVYLGQVKETAERTINLLDDTEYKEYKVRLSQSLDDLQKYAKSASDTIAPYSDAFSGQLLEATSSVRTQVMADVDELRKQLEPKQAELRAVLEKHMEDYRQKMEPLVQEYVTKHKGDMEALRVKMEPIVEEMRAKVVANVEETKAVLVPMVETVRAKLTERLEELRTMAAPYAEEYKEQLLKAATEVKDKVVPYTQDFQGQVAPHLESIKEKMGPAVEEVKAKLQALYVALSESLKA